CCACATCGAGAACATGGCCGAGCCGCTCACGAACATGGCCGCGTTCGCCGCGGACACCGTGCGCAGCCGGAACAGGCCGAGCGGCATCAGCGGGGCCGCCGTCCTGGCCTCCACCACGAGGAACAGCGCGACCAGCGCGAGTCCGGCGGCCAGCGGCACGAGGGCGGCCGGCGCCGCCCACCCCTCGGACTCGGTCTGCGAGATGCCGTACGCCAGGGTGGCGAGGCCCGCCGTGACCAGCAGCGCGCCCGGCAGGTCCAGGCGCCGTCCGTCCCCGGCCCGGCTCTCGGCGAGCCAGCGCAGCGAGCCGGCCAGCACCAGCACGCCGACCGGCACGTTGATCAGCAGTACCCAGCGCCAGGACAGCAGGTCGACGAGCCCCCCGCCGACGAGTCCGCCCGCGGCCCCGCCGCCCGCGCCGACCGCCGTCCAGGTCGCGATGGCCCGCGCCCGCGCGGCGCCCTCGGGCACGGCTGCGGTGACGATCGTCAGGGTGGCCGGGGCCAGCACCGCGGCGCCGAGCCCCTGGACGGCCCTGGCGAGCAGCAGCTGCCAGCCGCTCTGCGCCAGGCCGCCGGCCAGCGAGGCCAGGGTGAACAGGGCGAGCCCGGTGAGGAACATCCGCTTGCGCCCGTACAGGTCGCCTGCCCGGCCGCCGAGCAGCATGAAACCGGCGAAGGCCATGGAGTAGGCGTTCACCACCCACTGCAGCCCGGAGGGGGTCATGCCGAGGTCCGTCCGCATCGACGGCAGGGCCACGTTGACCACGGAGACGTCGAGCACGACGAGGAACTGCCCGGCGCAGGCGAGCGCCACGAGCAGCCAGGCGGGGGGAGCGGTGCGGGGGGATCTCCGGGCGCGGGTGGTGGCAGCGGTCTCCAGCATGGGCGTCATGGTCTCAACCGGGTTGTGCCCCTTGCATCGGTTTTTCGACCCAGGTCCGCGGACGCGAGTCGGAGTCGAGAGCGGACGCCGGTCGGATTCGAGAACGGACGCCGGTCGGAGTCAAGGGCGGACCATCGGAGTCAAGAGAAGATAAAAAATCGTTAGTACGTCGAAGCATCGGAATAGTTGCCCATGCATACAGGTTCGGCTTCCATGTAAGCGCCGAACCACCGCCCGGAGGCACCCCCTCATGACGCACACGACCACCGACCGGCCCACCCGCGAGGCGAGCGGAGCCGTGGTCCCGGTCCTCGCCTTCGCGGGCATCGTGGTCGCGGTGATGCAGACCCTGCTCGTCCCGGTCATCAAGGACCTGCCCCAGTTGCTGGGCACCTCGCCCAGCAACGCCACCTGGGTCCTCACCTCGACCCTGCTCTCCGGCGCCGTGGCCACCCCGATCATGGGCCGCCTCGGCGACCTGTACGGCAAGCGCCGCCTGCTCATCGCCAGCCTCGCCGTCATGGTCGTCGGCGCCCTGGTCAGCGCGCTCACCAGCGACCTGATCACCATGATCGCCGGCCGCACCCTCCAGGGCTTCGCCATGGGCGCGATCCCGCTCGGCATCGGCCTGATGCGGGACATGCTGCCCCGCGAGAAGCTCGGCTCGGCGATGGCCCTGATGAGCTCCTCGATCGGCGTCGGCGGCGGCCTCGCGCTGCCCCTCGCGGCCCTGATCGCCCAGCACGCCGACTGGCACGCCCTCTTCTACGGCGCCGCGGGCCTCGGCGCGCTCGCCATCGTCCTCACCCTCCTCGTCGTCCCCGAGTCCCCCGCGCGCGCGGAAGGCACCTTCGACGTCCTCGGCGCGATCGGCCTCTCCGCCGGCCTCGTCCTGTTCCTGCTGCCCATCACCAAGGGCAGCGACTGGGGCTGGACCTCCGGCACCACCCTCGGCCTGTTCGCCGCCGCGGCCGTCGTCCTCGTCCTGTGGGGCGTCATGGAACTGCGTGTGAAGGCGCCGCTGGTCGACCTGCGCACCACGGCCCGCCCGGCCGTCCTCTTCACCAACCTGGCCTCGATCATGGTCGGCGTCTCGTTCTACGTCGTCTCCCTGGTCCTGCCCCAGCTGCTCCAGCTGCCGAAGGCCACCGGCTACGGCCTCGGCCAGTCGATGGTCGTCGCCGGCCTGCTCGTCGCACCGCTCGGCCTGACGATGATGGTCACCGCGCCCGTCTACGCCCGGCTGTCCGCCAAGTACGGCCCCAAGGTCACCCTGATCCTCGGCATGCTGATCATCGCGATCGGCTACGGCGCCGGCCTCGGACTGATGAGCGCCGCCTGGCAGAGCCTCGTCATCGCGGTCGTCCTCGGCGCGGGCATCGGCCTCGCCTACTCCTCGCTGCCCGCGCTGATCGTCGGCGCGGTCCCGGCCTCCGAGACCGGCGCGGCCAACGGCCTCAACACCCTCATGCGGTCCATCGGGACGTCGGTGTCCAGCGCCGTCATCGGCATGGTGCTCGCCAACACCGCGAACGACGTCGGCGGCGTCGCCGTGCCGACCATGCACGGCTTCCGCGTCTCCTTCCTGATCGCCACCGCCGCCGTCGCGATCGGCCTGGTCCTCGCACTGTTCCTGCCCCGGCAGCAGCGCCCGTCCGAGACCTCGCAGCTGCGCGCCAGCAGCGAGGAGGACGCCGTGCTGGCGCGCGCCGAGGAAGCCCTTCGCGGCTTCCGCGGCCGGGTGCTGGACGCCCACGGCGTCCCGGTCGCCCGCGCCAGGGTCACCCTCATCGACCGCCGCGGCCGTCAGGCCGGCGCGACCCTCTCGGAGCCGGACGGCAGCTACGCCCTCGCCGTCCCGGCCCAGGGGCCCTACGTCCTCGCCGCGAAGGCCCCGGGCCACGGCCCCCTGGCGAGCTCCGCGACCCACGCGGGCGACGCCCGCCCGGTGGACCTGGACCTGGCCCTGCCGGGCGAGACCGTCACGGCCTGAGCGCCCTGGCGAGACCCTCATGGCGCGACGGTCACGGCCTGACCGTCGCGGCCCGATCGCCACGGGGAAAGAGTCACGACCTGACCGGCACGGCCTGACCGTCGCGGCGAGAGAGTCACGACCTGAACGTCACGGCCTG
The window above is part of the Streptomyces sp. NBC_00425 genome. Proteins encoded here:
- a CDS encoding MFS transporter, with amino-acid sequence MTPMLETAATTRARRSPRTAPPAWLLVALACAGQFLVVLDVSVVNVALPSMRTDLGMTPSGLQWVVNAYSMAFAGFMLLGGRAGDLYGRKRMFLTGLALFTLASLAGGLAQSGWQLLLARAVQGLGAAVLAPATLTIVTAAVPEGAARARAIATWTAVGAGGGAAGGLVGGGLVDLLSWRWVLLINVPVGVLVLAGSLRWLAESRAGDGRRLDLPGALLVTAGLATLAYGISQTESEGWAAPAALVPLAAGLALVALFLVVEARTAAPLMPLGLFRLRTVSAANAAMFVSGSAMFSMWFFLTLYLQNALGYSPLEAGLALVPSSLAIVVGSKVAPRLMRATGARTVAVLGTLLAATGFGWQSTMRVDDGYVTGIMLPGVLMMLGGGLGSTPLASLATSGAEPGEAGLVSGLVNTARTMGGSLGLAVLSALAASRTAGRGTPEALTEGYALAFRTGTGVLLAGAVLMVLWLPRRIPAR
- a CDS encoding MFS transporter — its product is MTHTTTDRPTREASGAVVPVLAFAGIVVAVMQTLLVPVIKDLPQLLGTSPSNATWVLTSTLLSGAVATPIMGRLGDLYGKRRLLIASLAVMVVGALVSALTSDLITMIAGRTLQGFAMGAIPLGIGLMRDMLPREKLGSAMALMSSSIGVGGGLALPLAALIAQHADWHALFYGAAGLGALAIVLTLLVVPESPARAEGTFDVLGAIGLSAGLVLFLLPITKGSDWGWTSGTTLGLFAAAAVVLVLWGVMELRVKAPLVDLRTTARPAVLFTNLASIMVGVSFYVVSLVLPQLLQLPKATGYGLGQSMVVAGLLVAPLGLTMMVTAPVYARLSAKYGPKVTLILGMLIIAIGYGAGLGLMSAAWQSLVIAVVLGAGIGLAYSSLPALIVGAVPASETGAANGLNTLMRSIGTSVSSAVIGMVLANTANDVGGVAVPTMHGFRVSFLIATAAVAIGLVLALFLPRQQRPSETSQLRASSEEDAVLARAEEALRGFRGRVLDAHGVPVARARVTLIDRRGRQAGATLSEPDGSYALAVPAQGPYVLAAKAPGHGPLASSATHAGDARPVDLDLALPGETVTA